The following coding sequences are from one Ooceraea biroi isolate clonal line C1 chromosome 5, Obir_v5.4, whole genome shotgun sequence window:
- the LOC105285176 gene encoding RING finger protein 207 isoform X5 yields the protein MASSGSAVDGVGDDGTTGVPGGGPRNALTCGVCQDYYKEPCLLSCFHTFCARCIHGPHLDAIIKCPICGQQTQLKDGAQLPPPDQLIRQLVELANSENPPCANCDKRDKSTMFFCTTCGQALCTHCREHTHRAKMFSTHEVVHMSKCAKDTQRRCPSHGEQYIMYSQSAKCMLCATCFRDTPVDARVHCVDIDSAWQQASKKMERAVNSICELQAGIRDGVLALKSQLDELRHSLESEKRALGAFCQGMQEAITKTHGYALAELQRQFETKERLVRTQLLALGGALPVLQMHLMLCTGFISGATKYQFLELAHPMLERLSRVAQLGHPSRPPLLAAYIKTNYKVDFARVLQPYIGQVQTSKTAESLYDQTAGGVGSHTIGQPDSQMHQDAVNSHFMFGIPFCRQSGKPTLQRPPSKSGTDGGPFSNHCRTFDTQLKELSQQLMTVKERLTDLQRDVSVLKRANTPPLGTRYDHVARDCRLLEQQLEHHQMELERLRNVFDALWEEQVCRIHIEKEIFHSQMNDILTLRSEVKKLQAVAQHLEPFVKSFSTGIGAGEVSMAAADAADNQHLQALLDHLARLQMQEPLPHPQAPTKDHRHPRSTGSADNALYMKETKEIPTRCRTPSGGVGAVLDSSGNIVVYGTAKATDPKRGVLSQLIEKARTKPDDRKKSPGREDGRDRSQSRRSRKSPDGSKPKTPPGHSSGSKMRSLYRSLKGGTGDTSAEALDQVERCTDPQQPQSHLGLPS from the exons ATGGCGAGCTCGGGCTCGGCGGTCGACGGGGTTGGCGACGACGGCACGACGGGCGTGCCGGGCGGCGGACCCAGGAACGCCCTCACCTGCGGCGTCTGCCAGGACTACTACAAGGAGCCCTGCCTGCTTTCCTGCTTCCACACCTTCTGCGCCCGTTGCATTCACGGTCCGCATCTTGACGCGATCATCAAGTGTCCAATCTGCGG GCAGCAGACGCAGTTGAAGGACGGAGCCCAGTTGCCACCTCCCGATCAACTGATACGCCAACTGGTAGAACTGGCGAACTCGGAGAATCCACCATGTGCCAATTGCGACAAACGCGACAAGTCTACTATGTTCTTCTGCACAACGTGCG GACAGGCGCTTTGCACCCACTGCAGGGAACACACGCACCGCGCGAAGATGTTTTCTACGCACGAGGTGGTTCACATGAGCAAGTGCGCCAAGGATACCCAGCGGCGTTGTCCGAGCCACGGCGAGCAATACATAATGTACAGTCAGAGCGCCAAGTGTATGTTATGCGCTACGTGCTTTCGCGACACGCCCGTGGACGCGCGGGTGCACTGCGTGGACATCGATAGTGCCTGGCAGCAGGCCTCGAAGAAGATGGAGCGCGCGGTGAACTCCATCTGCGAGCTCCAGGCTGGCATACGGGACGGCGTGTTGGCCCTCAAGTCCCAGCTGGATGAGCTGCGGCACAGCCTCGAGTCGGAGAAGCGCGCGCTCGGTGCGTTCTGCCAGGGTATGCAGGAAGCGATAACGAAGACGCATGGCTACGCGCTCGCGGAGCTACAGCGGCAGTTCGAGACCAAGGAGCGCTTGGTGCGCACGCAACTGCTCGCGTTGGGCGGCGCGCTGCCCGTGCTGCAGATGCACCTGATGCTGTGCACCGGGTTTATCAGTGGGGCGACCAAGTACCAGTTCCTCGAGCTGGCGCATCCGATGCTAGAGCGACTGAGCCGTGTTGCCCAGTTGGGCCACCCGTCGCGACCGCCCTTGCTCGCTGCATACATCAAAACGAACTACAAGGTTGATTTCGCCCGCGTCCTGCAGCCCTACATCGGCCAGGTGCAGACGTCGAAGACCGCTGAGTCCCTGTACGATCAGACGGCCGGCGGCGTTGGCAGTCACACGATAGGCCAACCGGATTCGCAAATGCATCAG GATGCGGTCAATTCGCATTTTATGTTTGGAATACCGTTTTGCCGACAGAGCGGCAAACCCACTTTGCAGAGGCCACCGTCAAAGAGCGGCACCGACGGCGGTCCGTTTTCCAATCACTGTCGCACCTTTGATACTCAACTGAAGGAACTGAGCCAGCAGTTGATGACGGTAAAAGAACGATTGACTGATCTTCAGCGAGACGTTTCCGTCTTAAAAAGGGCGAACACGCCGCCGCTGGGCACGCGTTACGATCACGTGGCGAGGGATTGCCGCTTGTTGGAGCAACAACTGGAACATCATCAAATGGAACTGGAAAGACTGAGGAATGTTTTCGACGCGCTCTGGGAGGAACAGGTGTGCAGGATTCACatagaaaaagagatttttcACTCGCAG ATGAACGACATACTGACGTTGAGAAGCGAAGTAAAGAAGCTGCAGGCGGTGGCCCAGCATCTGGAGCCGTTCGTCAAGTCGTTCTCCACGGGTATCGGCGCTGGAGAAGTGAGCATGGCCGCGGCGGACGCAGCTGACAATCAGCACTTGCAGGCGTTACTGGACCACTTGGCGCGCCTGCAGATGCAGGAGCCGCTGCCTCATCCGCAAGCACCGACGAAGGACCACCGTCATCCACGTAGCACCGGGAGTGCCGACAATGCGCTGTACATGAAAG AAACAAAGGAGATCCCGACGCGGTGTCGCACACCGTCCGGCGGCGTCGGCGCCGTCCTCGATTCGAGCGGTAACATAGTCGTGTACGGGACAGCCAAGGCAACCGATCCGAAGAGGGGCGTGCTCAGTCAATTGATCGAGAAGGCCAGGACGAAACCGGATGATCGCAAGAAATCGCCGGGCAGAGAGGACGGCCGCGATCGCAGCCAGAGTCGGCGCTCGCGGAAGTCGCCCGATGGCTCGAAACCGAAGACGCCGCCCGGACACTCGTCCGGCAGCAAGATGCGGTCGCTGTACCGTTCGTTGAAGGGCGGCACCGGCGACACCTCCGCCGAAGCGCTCGACCAAGTGGAGAGGTGTACCGATCCGCAGCAACCGCAGTCGCACCTCG GTCTCCCCTCGTAA